The following nucleotide sequence is from Oncorhynchus clarkii lewisi isolate Uvic-CL-2024 chromosome 6, UVic_Ocla_1.0, whole genome shotgun sequence.
CATCATCAATTTCAAGCACAGGGAGTAACTGCTCTGCAAGGACCTACCTATACACTCTATTATCTTGCATTTCAGTGGCATTGAAAGGTTTTTCCAGACAGCAGCCATGTTagtctgaccatggtcagactAACCTTGGGAAGGTTCTGACTGAAGCTTCTCCTGGAGGGATGCAGCCTCTATGAGCCTTGAAACGATTCCCACTGTCTGACACTGAGGCACTGAAGGGGGGATTGAGGAGACAGACCCTCTCCGTCTGTCATTAACCAAAGAGGCACAGATAAGAGCCTGGCCCTTAAAACACAGGATGGGTCCTATTAAAAGGAAGTACCTtggagtattgtttttgtttggaCATGCAATAATTCAGTTTGAAAGAGTTTCAGGTGAAAGAGTAGTTCTAATACTTTTACTTTCGTCCAGAAGCCTGCATTCCCTCAGGCATGAAGCAACATTTTAATACTTCAATAAAAGCATACTGCAAAGAAAGAATCAAATTCACCCAAATTGACTGATATTCAAATGGTAAGAATGGTATAAAAGATTCATATATTATTATTTCAGTTAAGATGCCAGATTGGGTACTTAGGGTAGTTCCTATAAAAGGCCTAAGGCGCCCCCTAGTTTATGTTCACAGTACAGCACTtgattttgaggttactgtattGAATAAAACAATTTGGGGGAAACTGTTGATGGTCTTAGGTTATTAATTCAAACCAGCAAGTCACTCACATAAAAAATCTCTACCTTTTTGTGGCAATTTTTTATGATTTTCTGCATTATTGCCCACGCAAGTTTCATAAAACAGAAAATGCATGAATCAGTTTCATAAAACAGTTAatgcattatattaagttaaaactACAATATATGGGTTTACTTTATGAATAAATTAAAAGGAAAACGATCCTTACCTTATCCTTTATACACTTATTGGAGTATTTTTCAACAATCCATTCTTTGACAACGCAAATGTAGCTCTCTTGCCGAGTATCCTTAAATCTGAATTTTCTGCACCGAGTGTAGCCTACTTTTTTTCTGGATAACGGACTGCAtgcatacaaaaaaataaaaggggAGAGAACAGGAAACGATGACGGCAGCTCTGCAAAAGTCATTGAAAAGTAAATAAATGATCACTATTGACTTGTATGATATCAACATACTGTCATTAGAGATacattttatttgcaaatttatCCTGTAATTTTACTCCGTGTTCTATTGTTCAATGGTGAATTTGCGAAATAGACGGATTATTTTCGTTCAGATTTCGTGTCCTCTGGGCTATATTATGAATTATGGATTTTTAATGCATTAATACAATTTAAATCCATTGGTTATTGAAATTTCTCATCAGTTGTAGCATTGATGTTTATCGCCCTATGCATAGCAAAGCCCTGTACTAAAATGATCATATTGATAGAACTCCGAAGGTATAGTGTACCTGCCATTTTGTGCGCCTATCAATGTCTGCATTAGTGCAATCTGTTTTTTTGCGCCTATCAATGCGATCATCAATTTTGGCTAATGTATTTGACCCTTTATATTGAAGCACGACTCCTGGAGGATGGTCTAGGAATTTGACATTGTCAGCATTAAACaaaagcattataaatattacaGAAATGTATTTCAAATGTGATGTTATCACAGATAAGAGTTAACACTTTCATTAGGTCACCCAATAGTGGCATTTTCTACCCACTTTACAACCACCCAAGCTATCCCAAATGAtcattaaaaaatgttttacatcaGTGTAAAAGATAGATGGTGGCATCAATACTGTGTAACAAAAGACAATGACAGTTATTTAAAGTTTGAATAAAGGAGGGTCTCATTAATGTGAGTCATGTCAAATGTATCTAAATGGAGAGGAGTAGAAGCTGAAAACAAAACTAGCAAGGTGCAGAGATGGTGTACATCTACTCTAGACAGTGACAGCTGTGGGCTCTGACTACAGTAACACACATATATTCAAAGGAGAGGACTAATGTTTACATTAAATGTACCATCAGATGATAACTGTCATTAACTGTCAAAATGTCTCCCAAATGCTACATTATACTTAGCCTTACAGGAGAACATGATACAGGAGTGTTCACACCACGAAATGCATACATCTGTACATCAACTGTTGTTTAGAGTAAAAGGTTGTAAATACGTTTATACATCACTTCTTAAAAACATGCTTTTTGACAAGAGACTGATGTTACACATTTTTACTGTTTCCAACTCATTCCCATCTTCTGTAGTTTAGGTAGCAGATGTTACATTTATTGTAGATGTTTTCATTAGAGTGATTAATTTTGGTAtgatattttttttgtttgttatttactCTACCCTCAAATGTCTCACCTAATTTCATTGGTGACTTTGCCAACATTACTGTTATCAGAAGCTACCAATATTACTGTAAAAGAGTGCACTGTCACCCATTGTTTCTACTTTATCAAAAGCCAAATATCATCATCAGCTTGTGCAAAATGGCACATATCATCCATTGGGGGGGGGCAACAAACTAACATCTAACTTTCTATTAGTATTATTAAATCAGAAAGTATACAAAGTCATACAGACACTGGCATTATCTTAAGCCAAAGGTCTCAAATGCAACGCCCCACTTCAACCTACTGATGCAGAGACCCTTTACGATCACCTCCTGAATACATAGAGCTATATGATCACATTTCATGAAATACAGGTCCAGTTGAGGAACAAAACACCAATAAGGATGAAGCTCGGAAGTTGGGGAAAGAATCagacaaaatagaaaaaaaaaaaaaaaaagaaggaacaCCCAGTCACAGTAACATTTTTTGCTTCACCCCAGGTTTTTGTTTCCTGGGGATGGGTTTAGCTGAGCACCACATGGCGGTCAAACACAGACTTCCTCTGTTCCTGGACCTGCCTCCGCCAGCGCTGCTGAGCGTGCTCCACTTTGTTCAGCATGTTGGGGCGAGAGGCCGAATGAGACAATACATTGTGGGCGTTGGCGAAAGGCTGCTGGTCCTGAACCCAAAGAGAAACAGACATTACAGTGAGGAGGACAGTGAAATTGTGACAAGCTAGAGTTGACCTTTTTTTAGAAACATTTCCAAACATAATTCTCTATGAGCTATTCAACAAATTTACAGCATGAAAGAAatctgaaaacatcaccacataCATTGCCCCAACAAGTCACACAATACGAGATCCACAATCAAACAACAAAAATGTCACGGCTACAACAACTGCTTTGACTTAAAGGCCACCACTATATTTGGGATGGGCAACATGCACACATACCCCGACATCATCATCATTCTGAAGCTGTGAGTGTCCAAAGAGCCTCCTCTTCAGCATGGGTTCCAGCAGGGTCAGGTACACCATGTAGAGGAACAGCAGGCCCAGTATGGACAGGTAGATTATGATAGTCACCTGGAACACAGTGGACACAAATCaaattaacattttatttgtcacgtgccacatacaacaggtagacctcacagtgaaatgcttacttatgagcacttaaccaacaatgcagttcaagaaatggagttaataaaatatttactaaatcaaAAAGTTACATGTACAagacaataacgaggctatatacagggggtaccgagtcaatgtgcagggggacaggttagttgaggtaatttgtaaaatgactatgcatagataataaacagtcaGTAGCAGCAGTGGAAAAACAAAGggtggggtcaatgtaaatagtccggatggccatttgattagttgttcagcagtcaaACTCATTAACCCATCAGGCCTTGGCTGCCTGCAACCCATTGACTCCATTTCAGCTCCACAATAATAGACAAGAGTTGACTGGTTAGTAGCAGAGCACATGTGCCGATGCTATCCCACTTTGGCAACATCGTTGCGATATCCCATCGCCAAAATCGTAATGTCTCCTGTGTGTCAGGAACAttgaataaaattatatttgaacCTACTTTGCCTGTTGTCCTTCTGCCGTTGGCAATTTAAGCAAAAAATATCCACATGCAAGTATGAAGAATCATCTCCTCTCTGCTTTACCACATGACATGGCAGGACAGTAACGGCACATGTGCGGCTAGCTGGTCGGTAGATTTCCCAGACTTACCTTGATAGTTCCAGAACTCCTCTCCTCATATTTGCATTCACAACGCAGACAGTACGCCTCTACATCCTTTCCATCAACTGGCATTGGCTCCACAACATGAAGGCAGTTACTGAAAACAAATATACAATTAAATCAAAATATGTCTTTGAAAGCACAGTGAGGTTGAAGTCTGTAACAGTTCTCCAAATATGATTTGAGATCATTCATGACATTGTAAAATTACAGTTAGCCTACCCATACGTTCACCACACCTCAGACAGTGGTCACGTTCCACTGCATGCATCAACCAAATGGTTGCATGCCACATCATAGACTGTCATCGATTGACAGATTGTTATAACATATAGTGTGGTTAGCAAATTGGTAAAATACCCACCCAGGCGATGTAAGATCTGGCAACGTCTAACCAGTGGAACGCGACCGGTATGTAATCATCTTTAAATTacatcatgacaacacaacataccaATCCTTTAGAGATACATTTTGTTTGTAGATCTGTCCATCGATGTCTCTGTATGGTGGGCAGGTACATTTACACCGGATATCCTCTGAATTCTATGGGAAAAGGAGGGGAAAATGTTCAGGCTGTGATATCAGAGAACATGTAATGCCATATATGGTGATATAACTAGCTGCCTGCCTCCTAAAATAAgcttacacagccagtggaataATCATATTTACTGTAACTGTACAGAGCAGGTtaccagctagctagttagctaacttatCCATTGACTGTCGTCACAAGAAAGGACATACTAGCCTGATCCatatttggctagctagctaactacagtaaCTAGCCAGCTGCTGCCTCAACACCTAGCATTAAACAATGTCAATATAAATTGCTTTTATGCATTTAAAGCAGATGATAGTCATGTGAACAACAACAGAGCCTACCTTCGCATCCGTCGTCTGTGTTGACATAAATAACAAACCAACAAGAGAGAGCAGCTTGAAGGCAACGCTCGACATTTTTCTATGTTGAAGAGTACCAGAATACAAGCTATTAAGAAACTGGAGAAACGATATACTGAAATCAGATACACGTTTTTTTATAACTGACAACAATTCTTCTGCTAGCATCAAACATTTCCTTCGACTGATCAGCTGACATCTCTTCCTGTGCGCGTAAATAGCATTCCCCAGGTAAACAGCTTGTCGGAACAAAAACCTATAGCAATGATGGCCTTTCTTTGAGGGCCCTTGCTATCCGGAATCCTTGGGACGTGCATACCCCTCTtagattatctcatagaacaaagcGTATAAAATCGCCTAAACCTGCGTTTACAACAGACCTTGTTTTTTTGGCGTTTATCCAAAAACCATACGACGAACCATGGCGATGTTAGAgcctacaaaaagacgccattactattTATCTTTATAAAGTTACAATTGTAAAAGGTTATGGCAGATAGCCagggcgtcaggtagcctagtggttaaagtgctTGACTAGCAACCGAAAGATAGCAAGATCGAATATCCGAGCTGACCTTTTAAAATGTTAACTTTATAAAGATAAAtgtaatggcgtctttttgtaggcTCTAACTCCGCCATGGTTCGTCGTGTGATTTTGGATAAACGCCGAAAaatacaaggcagttaacccactgttcctaggccgtcattgaaaataagaatttgttctttactgacttgtctagttaaataaaggtcagatTTGACCGGATGTATAAAcgtgaagcatccgcttggcgtttccactcactactaAATATGGAAGCCCTCTGGCCGGCAGTGGGAAAATATGGATTTGTGTTCCCAAACTAAAAATATGTTATGCAGACTTTACCCATTGCCAAAGTTGTAAGAAACCGCGTTTAGGAGTGCAAAgtcgaattgagttattgcacacgcatgttccctaacggaaatatgcagagGCCAATAGGATTCCCGTGACAACACCGTGATTTTGGAGGTATGGCAACGCGAGACTATGGTCAATTTAGGGTAGGGTCATCCCAAGGACGCCTGATAGCGTTAACACTTCTGTTTTCTTAGTGTCTCTGATTTCCCAATGCCTCTGATACAGTGCTGAAAATATAATCAATGTGAATTTTAAGTAATTACAATAGGTGACAGTGTGGCAGGCAATTTTTTGTTTAATTCAAGAGCAAAAACAATTATAACTAATGTAACACAATAACTTATGTTATAGAGCCTATATAAAAAACGACATAATGAATGTATTATTTGGATTTGGACATTGTTGCTTATATTGAAAATAGCATATCAGAAAGTAAAAGAAGTAAAGCAAAAGCACAATATTATGTTTATTTGCTTTATTTACAACATATTATATgtacaaacataaaaatatagACATACATTTATTTGTCATTTATAAGTCATAAGTGAATAGAGCAATTCTATTTCACAAACCTCTCATTCCATATCTGGAATGTATAATCTCACCTGATCCCCCTCATATTGCTCTACATTTCTAGTCACACAACTCAATAATCTCACTTCTATGAGTAGTGAAAAGTAGTCTTTGGTAGCTGTTTGAATGATCATAGTGAAGAGCTAGTCTTGATCCATGGGCATCTGTTGTTCACTCAAAGCCCAGTGGCATGGAGTATTCATTGTCCAGTCATTTTTAAAGTACAACTATGTTTTCGGGACAGCAAAAATACAGGTTGTGAAGGGATGTGTCGATACTGCACACGTGTCAGGAATGCAGTTAACTACAATACGTTAACATTTTCATCTAGTACTTTTTACACAATATACAATACATTCATAAGGATACTTTATTTTGTGGTATCACTACATTCTTTGTAGTGCTTTAAAGTTCCCACCATCAGGTCACATTTGTGCTATATTCTTTTCTCATATTCAGGCATATTTCTGTCAACAATTCTGATCTAAATGTGAAACATGACTTTAATAATGTATGTTATAAGTATACACTATCTATGTGGTTGACATTTAGCATAAACCTCAGTTAACTTGTTATACATAATCAAGAGTCTTTTCTCATCCGCTTTCTATGCTATTGGTGAAAGTTCCATTTACCATAATTATTTTCAAGATGTTGTTGTTACACCCGTATGCAAATCGAAGCTTTCATGAATTTAAATGCTAACAATCAAATCAGCTTACCACTTCAAGCTTTATTCCTGAGACTGAAAGTTTAAAATCAAAAGGAAAAGACAAAGTCTGTCTAAATGTTGCAATGCTCACACACAGGAGTGTATGGAAGTATCAGAGATAGATGTGGTATCGAAGTACAAAAAACTTAGCTCTAGAATGTAGACCAGATGTGATAGCGGGAGCTGCCACTTGTCTGCACCATGACAGTCCACTACCCACCTATTCCCAGAAGGTCCAATTGAAGTCCATTTGCGGAAAGTGTCTGAGGCCATCTCTCTTAGTCAACTCTAGACTCAGTCAGTCTCTGTACAGACAGGAGAAGTAAAGGACTCTTTTCTCGGGAGTATCTGAGATATCCACAAAGCAACTTGATGAGAGTGCCTTCTTAAGGGCGAAGGAATCTCAAGACTTTAGAACGTAGAAATCGGATGAAGGATTTGGGGAACATTTCTCTTGACTCCTGTGCTGTGTAGTTGAAGAAGTTCTGTGGGTGGGCCAATACATCAAACAGTGCCTTCATAAGCTTCTTGTCCTGAGAAGAAAATGTAAACTAATAATTAGTACAGGTTGGAGTTCAATCTCAGACAGAGCCAACAATCATCTGACATTTTTACGTTGGTGCTCAAGTGAAGTTTGCATCCTGAATTTCTTATTGTGTCCACAAGAGGGTAGTATATGGCAGACAAAAGCTTTTTCCACAGGAAATACATGAAATTTTTACCTTGAGAATTTCTTGGTGATTTTCAGAGGCATATAATCTTCCATCTCTGACTATATCTTCGATGAGTTCCTGGTAGTCCTCTGAAACATATATCATATATAAACATACCCAAGAGTATATTTCTATATTATTTGTGCAATTGGAAGTAGGTGACAAATTTGTGGTATTATGTAGACCTATCCAGACTTAAAATTCCAAATTAAATAATATTTTACAGACACTTGATCCATTGTTTTTAAGCATGTGTAATTTAAATGTCAATATTTCCACCATTAAGGATGTCTCTTACCATCATAGGTCACATAAGGGACTTGGAAGCCCTTCCCACTGTTCGCTTCATTCGATTTAAACTGTATCCACAGCCTCTTGGAGCGGGAGGTGAAGGCAATAGGCCGTTCATAGGTCTGGCAGGTCTCATAGGTCGTCACAGAGTTGGAGAGAGCTGTGAATTGAGGATATGGTCACATTATGACAAATCCAACATTAGCACCATTCATTACTCTGAAGGTGGCCAGATCTAATGGTCTATTAGAAGCCCATAGTAACCCCCATGATCTCTGAGAGGTGCTATCCTATTATGCAGAACCTCCTACCAACACTGCCACCATCTTATAATGCTAAAGACATTCATCACCAACATCTGGTCACCTGCAGGGAAATCACATTAATACTGTAGCACCATGATAACACCCAGTCACCTAACAAGATCTAAcctccaacacaacacacacagacagacagactcatgcatgcacgcacacacagaaaaacaaacaCTCACAGCTCTTTCTCATGACCAGGTAGTCTCCACACTCATCCTCGATGGGGAGGAAGATCTCTGGGACCACGATGAGGATTCTGCGCTTGGGCGGTGGGTTGATGGTCCAGGTGCACTCGATGTTGGCTGGGTAGTTCCCTGGGTAGTTGGGAGACTCGATGTAGCCAGTGAAATCTCCCATCTTTCCACcacagtgtctgtctgtgaggTGACAAGATAGTGTCAAATAGTTTATGCTGCCTTGGTGCTGCGACACTAATTATCTACAGTAGCATCCCAAAGCAGGACAGGAACAATATTTATTTGAGCACAGTAAAGAAACCTGCATGTAGTTTTAGTTTACTCTATGTGTAGTCATTAAGTACATCTAAAGTGTGAAGCCATgaacacacaaatacatacacatgcacgcacaaacgtacgcacacacagacaACTCTTGTGTGAACATACATACTTTTGCACTGCATGATGTTGGTGGAGCCGTCAAAGTCGGTGGTGGTATTTCCTGGGCAGGAGATGCAGTAATTCTGACCAAACTCCATCTGATACGTCGCCATGGGACAACGGATACAGCGGTGTGTGCTGGTGTTGTAGTAATGTCCTGGTGAACACTGGACTAAGGGAGCAGAATAGAGTGTACCACGGTTTAGCACCTCTCAAACACCAACATACACCAACATAAACCAATGTAGTATATTTCCATAAAATACAAACTGCAGGGGAGTTCCCTTAAAAATCCAGAGTGTcttccaaatgccaccctattccctatatagtgcactacttttctctACACAAAGTTATACAttgtgtagagaatagggtggcatttgggactcaCATCCAGACTTTATAGGCATAACTACATGGGATGGATAAGCTGACCCCTCACCTTTGGTCTCACACTCCTGGAAGGACACGGCACCATTGTGTTTGGTGACCAGGTTTCCTCCACAGTGGAAACAGGAAGTGCGCCCCACCTCTGGTTGGTAGGTACCCAGGGGACAGGGCAGGCAAGGGATGAAGCCATCATGGGAGAACTGACCAGGGGGACATTGACCTGGGAAAACAACAACAGAGGACTGGTCAGAGGGACACTTGTTTTACTCAGTCTGCTCAAAGCAACATTCCCATCGTACAtgtggtcatttagcagacagacactcttatccagagcgacttaaagACGAGCCCTCTACCACAATAAGACTAAGGCCAGGAGAGCAGATGTCCGTGGAGTGATGTAACGCAAGGACATTATCTACCATGGAACAACCTCTCTCATATCTCCTGACTGACTTTAACAAACTGTCTCTCCCCATAGCTCTTTTTTGTTTAGTCTATTGGTGGGGAAAGCAGGAGATGGGATCTGTGGCTTAGCCATAAATAGGCTGTGATAACAGTGTTTGGGGGGGTGAAAACATGGTGGCCCCTTCTTCTCTTTATTCAGGAGTGGGCAGGGGCCGGGTGTGGCTGTTTAATTCAAACAGGGCTTGAATGTTCCGAGGCTTACACGACTTTATACAAAGCAGAACATCTGCCTGTGGGGAGATTTTGATCAGGGTATCACTCCTTCCTGTGTATTTCATATATACTCATAACAGGATGTGATtctgactgggagactagtttaaagatcacttttttttaaagatcaAACCATGAGGGAAAACTATGCCAAGGTCTTTGAATGAGC
It contains:
- the LOC139411575 gene encoding transmembrane protein 9B-like; protein product: MLAEELLSVIKKRVSDFSISFLQFLNSLYSGTLQHRKMSSVAFKLLSLVGLLFMSTQTTDAKNSEDIRCKCTCPPYRDIDGQIYKQNVSLKDCNCLHVVEPMPVDGKDVEAYCLRCECKYEERSSGTIKVTIIIYLSILGLLFLYMVYLTLLEPMLKRRLFGHSQLQNDDDVGDQQPFANAHNVLSHSASRPNMLNKVEHAQQRWRRQVQEQRKSVFDRHVVLS